Proteins encoded by one window of Haematobia irritans isolate KBUSLIRL chromosome 2, ASM5000362v1, whole genome shotgun sequence:
- the LOC142225022 gene encoding enhancer of split m4 protein-like yields the protein MCVEISQNQFNKMEITASNKKNSYSLRKMVKQLFKQNKSQHKKVDSMESLENKSNISLEVDCLSMESLENYVNELHSSQQSFGDDEDVTTVTTVPVHYIRTTEGTFFWTSSVNQITC from the coding sequence ATGTGTGTAGAAATCTCCCAAAATCAATTCAATAAAATGGAAATCACCGCCAGCAATAAGAAAAACTCCTATAGCCTTAGGAAGATGGTTAAACAACtctttaaacaaaacaagtcgcAACATAAAAAAGTTGATTCAATGGAATCATTAGAGAACAAAAGCAATATCAGTCTGGAGGTGGACTGTTTATCAATGGAATcattggaaaattatgtcaatgaaCTTCATTCCTCTCAACAATCGTTTGGCGATGACGAAGATGTCACTACCGTTACAACAGTACCTGTTCACTATATTCGCACCACGGAAGGAACATTTTTCTGGACCTCATCTGTCAATCAAATAACCTGTTAG